The Streptomyces sp. ICC1 DNA window GCGGGCCACCGCGTCGACCGCCGGCTTCGGCGGGGCCGTCGAGGAGAAGGTGCCGATCACCGCCACTCCCATGCTGTCCGTGTTGAAGCCCATGGTGTGCGCGCCGAGCACCGGCTTGGCGACACCGCCCGCCCGGCCCTCGTACACCGTGCCGCACTTGTCGACGGCGAAGTTGTAGCCGATGTCCCGCCAGCCGCTGCTGACCACGTGGTAGCGGTACAGGCTGCGCAGCACCGCCGGGGCGTCCTTGCAGGCGTAGTTGTTGCCGGAGGCGGTGTGGTGGACGAAGGCCGCCTTGACCGTGTTCGTGTAGACGAACGCCTTCTCGCGCAGGCTCTCGTCGGCGCCCCAGCCCTTGCGGGTGACGATCCGCGGGCGCGGGCCGATGTACGGGCTGGCGGCGGCGAGGGTGTCGTCGGCGAGGATCGCGTCGGCGGTGGAGTCGGCCTTGTCGAGCGGGGCGATCTCGTTGGCTCCCAGGGGTGCCATCGGGACGTTGGCGGAGGAGGACTCCGTCATCTCCATCGTCATGCCGGGCAGCAGGGCCGCCTCGCCCTTGTCGTCGGCCGGCTCGGACGTGCCGTTCTTGCCGTCCGCCGCGGCCTGGCCGGAGTCGCCGGGGTCGACGAGTTCGATCCGCAGGCCCTTGGGGAGTCGGCCGCCGCCCGTGCGGCCGCCCTTGTCGCCCTGGTCCGCCTGGTCGGCCTGGACGCGGACCTCGACGCCGTCGGACTCGCCGACCCACAGCGGGGCGGTGCTGCCGCGGACGCGGCCGGAGCCGCGTTCGCTCGTGCCGGGGTCGGCGGCGTGTTCGCCGTTGTGGGTTTCGACGTCCTGCCAGTCGGACCAGGTCGCCGTGGACGCGGAGCGGGTGCGGACCTGGACCCGGCCCTGGAGCTGGGCGCCGGCGTCGTCCCAGACGACGCCGACGAGCGAGAACGTCTCGACCTCGCGCGCGGCCAGGCCCCGGGCCTCGGGAAGCCGGGGCGAGGCACTCATGCCGGGGACGCCCGGGGAGCGGTCCGCCGCGGGTCCCACGGGGACCAGCGGCAGCGACTGGGTGGACCCGGCGGGGGTCACGGGGGCGGCCTCCGCCGTGAGCACGGACGGAGTGGCCAGGGCCGTAGTGGGGAGCGCGAGCGGCAGGGCCAGTGCGGCAGCCGTCGCGACGCCGATCGAGGAAGCAAGGAATGCACGCATGGAAAGGATGCTGGGGAATCCCGGAACCCGGCGCCATCCGAGAACTGACGTGCCGTCCGGTCCGGGGCCGATACCCCTCCCCCGTACGGGGGACCGCGCTGCCGCCGTACGGACGAGGGGCCCGCGTAGGCTCGGGTCCGTGAACGCCACTGACCGCACCCCTGCCGACCTGCTGCGATCCGCGCTCGCCGGCGATCCCGGCCGCCCGCTCGTCACCTTCTACGACGACGCCACGGGCGAGCGCGTCGAATTGTCCGTCGCCACCTTCGCCAATTGGGTGGCCAAGACCGCCAATCTGCTCCAGGGCGACCTGGGCGCCGAGCCCGGCGACCGGCTCGCGCTGCTGCTCCCCGCGCACTGGCAGAGCGCCGTGTGGCTGCTGGCCTGCGCCTCGGTCGGAGTCGTCGCCGAGGTGGGCGGGGACCCGGCCGGCGCCGACCTGGTGGTGAGCGGGCCCGACACCCTGGAGGAGGCCGCGGCGTGCTCCGGCGAGCGGGTCGCGCTCGCGCTGCGGCCGCTGGGCGGGCGCTTCCCGCAGCCGCCGGCCGGGTTCGCGGACTACGCCGTGGAGGTCCCGGGGCAGGGCGACCGGTTCGCGCCCTTCCAGCCCGTGGACGCGGACGGCCCGGGCCTGGCGGTCGGCGGCGAGGAGCTGTCGTACGCCGGGGTCGTGGAGCGGGCCCGCGAGGACGCGGTGAAGCGCGGTCTCGGCGAGGGCTCCCGCACGCTGTCCCGGCTCGGCTACGACGGCTGGGAGGGGCTCTCGGCCGGGCTGTACGCGGCCCTGGCGACCGGCGGCTCCGTGGTGCTGTGCCGCAATGCGGAGGGCCTCTCGGAGCAGGCGCTGGCGCAGCGGATCGAGAGCGAGCGCGTCACCCACACCGCCTGACTCCGCCGTCACCCACACCGCCCCATGCCGGATATAGGCTATTTGTCACCCACATGGCCCTATACAGAGTCGTGCCCCCGGGCCGTCGGGGGCACCCGGGGGCAGGATCGGCAGAGGCCGTACTCACCCGTACGGCCGCCGGTACGGGTGAGGGGACGGAACACGAGTGAGGGACAGCGCGGGCATACCGGGCGGCACCGAAGCGGCCGGAGGCACCCAGAAGCCTCCGAAGGGCCGTCGGCGCCGCCTGCTGCGCTGGATCGGCCTCGGGCTGGTCCTGCTGGTCCTCGCGGGAGCGGGGGCCGGCTGGTGGGTCTACTCCAAGCTCGAGGGGAACATCAGCGAGGACACCTCGGCCGCCGCCGAGCTGCGGCGCTACGACAAGGAGCGCCCGGTCCACCTGGCGGGCGGGGCGCAGAACATCCTGCTGATCGGCTCGGACTCCCGCTCCGGCGCGGGCAACGCCCGCTACGGGCAGGACGAGGGCACGCAGCGCTCGGACACCACGATCCTGCTGCACCTGCCGGCGGACCTCAAGAGTGCGACGGCGGTGTCGATACCCCGGGACCTGATGGCGGAGATACCCGCCTGCCTGCAGCAGGACGGCAGCCGCACCAGGGAGCAGTTCGCCCAGTTCAACTGGGCGTTCGCATGGGGCGGGGCCGCCTGCACGATCCGTACGGTCGAGGCGCTGACCGGGATCCGGGTGGACCACCACATGGTGGTGGACTTCAGCGGCTTCACGAAGATGGTGGACGCCATCGGCGGGGTGGAGGTCTGCCTCAGGCGGCCGGTGGACGACGCGGAGGCCAAGCTGAAGCTGCCGGCCGGCCGGCAGACGCTCCAGGGCGAGCAGGCGCTGGGCTTCGTACGGGCCCGCCACAGCCTGGGCAACGGCAGCGACACCGAGCGGATGGAGCGCCAGCAGGCCTTCCTCGGGTCGCTCGTGAAGAAGGTGCAGAGCAACGGGGTGCTGCTCAATCCGGGGCGGCTGTATCCGCTGCTGGACGCGGCGACCTCCTCGGTGACCACGGACCCGGGGCTGGCCTCCCTGCGGGGGCTGTACGAGCTCGCGCGGAGCGTGCGCGACATCCCGACCGACCAGGTCAAATTCCTCACGGTGCCGCGCCGGCCGTACGCCGCCAACCGGAACCGGGACGAGCTGCGGCAGCCGGACGCGGACCAGCTGTTCCGGCGGCTGCGGGCGGACGAGCCGCTGACGATAGCGCCGCCCGCACCGACGCCCGAGCCCACCCCGCAGAGCGAGCAGGCGGCGCCGGGCGCCGCCGACGACGGAGCGGACGGCGCGCGGCCCCGGGGAACCGCGGACGGCCCCACACCCGTCCCCACCTTTACGGGCACCACGGCGGGCGTGGCCGACTGCCGGTAAAGCAATCCCAAAAGCCGGTGACCGACCCGAGCTTGTTGAGGCGATTGCCCCGTTGTAAGGGCGTGGAATTCATCACCAGCATGGTTTGCGACGAAGCTGTCCGGATAAGGTGAGCGATCCGGCGCCCGGCCAGCACAGAGGCCGCGCGCCAGCAGCCGGATCGTTGACCGTGCGCCCGGGGGAGGCGCGTCGCGAAGCACCGACGGAGGATTCGAGCAAACCGTGGATGCGCAAAGCCGTGGACGGGCCGAGGAAATCGACCCCGCAGACCAGTGGGTGCTCAACCCCCGCACCGGCAACTACGAACTGCGACTGGATCATTCCGTTGCGCAAGCACCGGCGCAGCGTGCCGCGCCCCGTGCCGTGCCGCGCAGGGCTCCGGCCGCTCCGGGATCTCCCGCCGCTCCGGCCCCGGCCGTTCCCGGCCCGCGCCGCGGCGAGGGGCCTCCCGGCGGCCGCCGGGGCGGGCGCTCGCGCAAGGGCGGCGGCGGACGCCGCAAGAAGATCCTGGTCGTGACCGGTGGAACCCTGGCGTTCCTGCTGGTCGGCGGCTCGGTGGCGGCGTACCTCTACTACGACCACCTGAACGGCAACCTCACGGTCACCGATGTCGGCGACGCCGGTACGAGCGGCGGCTTCAAGAAGGACCAGGCGATCAACATCCTGGTCATCGGCACCGACAAGCGCAGCGGCGCCGGCAACGAGGGGTACGGGGACGCGGGCAGCGTCGGCCACGCCGACACCACGATCCTCTTCCACGTCTCGAAGGACCGCTCCAACGCCACGGCGCTGTCCATCCCGCGCGACCTGATCACCAACGTGCCGGCCTGCCCGACCAAGCAGCCGGACGGTTCGACGAAGAACATCGCCGGCGAGCGCGGGGCCCGCTTCAACACCAGCCTCGGACAGGCGGGCCGCGACCCGGGCTGCACGATGCGCACGGTCAAGGAGCTCACCGGGGTCCAGGTCGACCACTTCATGATGGCCGACTTCAACGCGGTGAAGAACCTGAGCACGGCGGTCGGCGGCGTGCCGGTCTGCGTGGAGAAGGCCGTCGACGACAAGGACTCCAAGCTCAAGCTGTCGGCGGGCCAGCACCGGCTGGAGGGCGAGCAGGCGCTGGCCTTCGTCCGGACCCGGCACGCCTTCGGGCAGCGCAGCGACCTCGACCGCATCAAGACCCAGCAGCAGTTCCTGAGTTCGATGATGCGCGAGATGAAGTCGAAGCAGACGCTGACCAGTCCGCAGAAGTTCTTCTCCCTCGCCGAGGCGGCCACCAAGTCGCTGGGCGTGGACTCCGGCATAGGGTCGATCGACAAACTCACCGAGCTCGCGGGCGAGTTGAAGGACATCGACCTCAAGAACATCACCTTCACCACGCTTCCGGTGCTCGACAATCCGGCGGAGCCGGCCAACGAGAAGGCCACCGTGGTGGTCAACCAGACGCAGGCCGAGCCACTGCTGCAGATGATCCGGGGGGACGTCTCCCTCACGGAGGTCGAGCAGAAGGAGCAGGCCGCGAAGGACGCGGCCGACGCCGATGCGAAGGCCAAGCTGGACGCGCTGACGCAGGGCAACCGCGCGGCGGCCAAGGACGTCCGGGTGGACGTCTACAACGGCGGCGGCCCGGCGGGTTCGGCGTCCGGCACCCTGAACTGGCTGCAGAACACCAAGGGCGTGGGGAAGTCCAGCAACCTGGGCAACGCGCCCGCCAAGGTGGAGACCACGCAGCTGGAGTACGCGCCCAACCAGGCCGACCAGGCGCGGGCGCTGATGGACATGATGGGGCTGCCGGCGACGGCGCTGAAGATGGGGACGGCCGACGCCGCGCCGAAGACGCCGATGAAGCTGACGCTCGGCGCGGACTTCAAGGGGGCGGGGGTGTCGCTGACGGCCCCGCAGAAGACGCCCGAGGGCGTGCAGCGGGTCGAGGCGGACAAGGAAGTCTGCGCCAAGTGACGCGCGGGGCCGCCGACCAGGCGCCCACGGTCGCGCGATGGCGTCACGGATCGCGCCCGACCGGCACCATGGGGGACACGAAGTGATCTTGAGGGGGGTACGTGTGAGGCACAGCAGCGTGCAAGGGGAGGGAACGCCGGTCCGGTCCGGCGAGGCGATACCCGGCGACCGCCAGGGCGCGGGAGCCGTCGTGCCCCCGCAGCGGTCGGGCGGCCGCCGGCGCCGCCGCGGCGGTACGAGGCGGCCGGTACGGAGCAGGCGGCGGCGCGTACTGCGCTGGGCCGCCCTCATAGTGGCGCTGCTCATACTCGGGACGGCGGCGGCCGGCTACCTCTACTACCGCCACCTCAACGCCAACATCCGCAGCGGCCAGCGCCTGAGCGGCGACACCGGGGTGGCCAAGACCGAGGCCGACTCCGCCGGCCGACGGCCCATCAACATCCTGATGCTCGGCTCCGACGTCCGCGACGAGGCGAACGCCAAACTCGGCGGGGGCTGGGACAACATAGGCGACCCCGCGCGGGCCGACGTGCAGATGCTGATCCACATATCCGCCGACCGGAAGAACGCCTCGGTCACCTCCGTGCCGCGCGACACCATCGTGGACATCCCGGAGTGCACCGATCCCGAGACGGGCAAGAAGTACAAAGCCACCAAGACGATGATCAACGAGAGCCTCGCGAACGGGGGGCCCGGCTGCACCCTGGCCACCTGGGAGAAGCTGACCAACGTCTACATCGACCACTGGATGATGATCGACTTCGCCGGTGTCGTGAGCATGGCCGACGCGATCGGCGGCGTCGACGTCTGCGTCAACCAGAACGTCTTCGACCAGTCGAAGCCAGGGTCGGGGACGGGCGGTTCCGGCCTCAAGCTGAAGGCGGGCACCACCCGGGTCCAGGGCGAGCAGGCGCTCCAGTGGCTGCGCACCCGGCACGCCTTCGGCAGCGACATGGGCCGGGCCAAGGCGCAGCACATGTACATGAACTCGATGATGCGCGGGCTCAAGGGCCAGAACGCCTTCACCGACATCCCCCGCCTCACGGGCCTGGCGGAGGCGGCGACGAAGGCGCTGAAGGTGTCGGAGGAGATCGGGTCGGTCAAGAAGCTCCTCGACCTCGGCCTCGCGCTCAAGGACGTACCGATCAACCGCATCACGATGGCCACGATCCCAGTGCTGGAAGCCCCCGGGGACAAGGACCGGCTGGTCGTGAACCCCAAGGACTCCGAGAAGATGTGGACGATGCTCCGCAAGGACGTCGCCATGGACTCCAACGGCGATCCGGCCGCCCCGGCCGAGAGCGGCCAGCCCGCCACGGGCGGTTCCCCCTCGGCGCCGGTCCCCGAGCCCTCCAAGGCCCCGGCCGCCGACCCGGCGAAGATCGCCGTACAGGTGGTCAACGGCACGGGCGCCGGGACGGCTCCGGTGCCCAAGCGGGCCACGGCCATCACGGGCCAGCTGGTCTCCAAGGGGTTCGCGCTGGCCAAGGCGGACAGCACGCTCACCCCGGAGAAGAGCACGGTCGTCCGCTACGCCACGGACGCCCAGGCGGCCGACGCGCAGAGCGTGGCGGCGGCCCTCGGGATTCCGGCCGGCTCGGTGCAGAAGGCCGCCGGCGCCGCCAAGATCACCCTCGTGGTCGGCGCGGACTGGCGCGAGGGCAACGCCTACCCGCAGCAGGCGGCGCCCGAAGCGGGCGCGGTCCCGGAGTCGGCCGACGTCCTCAACGGCACGGACACCGGCTGCATGGACATCTACTCGGTCTACCGCTGGTGATCTGAGACCGACGGCGCGGTGCACGTCATGCGAAAGGGGTGACCCGGTCCGCCCGGACCGGGTCACCCCTTTCGCGTACGCGGGGCCGCGCGCCCGGAGCTCAGAGCTCGGCGGGGTCCCGGCGGGCCGACGGACGCCGGCTCGCGATCACCTTGGCGGCGAGCGAGCGCGGACTGGTCAGGAAGCCGAAGCCCCAGCACACGTGCATGGTGGCCAGGGCGACGGGGATCCGCAGCCGGGCCTTCAGCGACAGGCCCTTGCCCGCCGGGACGGATCCTGCGGTGATCGCCACGAGGTAGCCGGCCGGCAGGACGAAGGCCCACGGGGTGACGGCCGCGCCGACGACCACGCCGGCGGCGATCGCGCAGACGGCCGTCGGCGCCGCGAGGTAGCGCAGGTTGATGGAGCCCGAGTGGTAGCGGGCCACCACGTGGCGCCAGCGCCCGTAGTCCTTGTACTGCTTGGCGAGCGCCCGTACGGAGGGCCTCGGGCGGTACTGGACCTTCAGCTCGGGCGAGAACCAGATGAGCCCGCCGGCCTCGCGGATGCGGAAGTTCAGCTCCCAGTCCTGGGCGCGGATGAACTCCACGTTGTAGCCGCCGGCCTTCTCCAGCGCCTCGCGGCGGAACACCCCGAGGTACACGGTGTCGGCGGGGCCGGCCTTGCCGCCGGTGTGGAAGGCGGCGTTGCCGACGCCGATCCGCGAGGTCATCGCGGCCGCGACGGCGTCCTCCCAGGGGTTCTCGCCCTCGGCGTGCATGATGCCGCCGACGTTCTGGGCCCCGGTCTCCTCCAGGAGGCGGACCGCGGTGGCGATGTAGTTCGGGGAGAGCATGCCGTGGCCGTCCACGCGCACCACGATCGGGTGGCGGGAGGCTTCGATGGCCGCGTTGAGGGCGGCGGGCGTGCGGCCGGTGGGATTGGGCACGGTGTGGACCCGGGCGCGGTCGGAGGCTGTCTCGCGGACCAGCTCGGCGGCGATCTCGTCGGTACGGTCCGTGGACGGCCCGAGCGCGATCACCACCTCCATCTCACCCCCGTACTCCTGTCCGAGGATGTGGCGGACCGAGTCGCGCAGATGGCGCTCCTCGTTGAGTACCGGCATGATCACCGAGACTGCGGGCTGCTGGGCGGGCATGTGGTCCTTCAAGGTCGGGTATCGGTGTCACGTTACCGCGTACGGGGGAAACGGGTGCGCGGCGGATGAGCGGTACGGACAGAGGCTGATCGTATGGACCTACTGTTCTGACGAATCAGCCGAATGTGCAATGTCCCCCGACCCGCAGTCCCGCTGCCCCCGCGGAGGTGTCCCCCGTGCCCCCGCCGCCCCTCTCCCCTATACCCACCTTACGCTCCCGACGCTCTACCCCGTGTATATCTCGGTGGTCGCCCTCACCCATGCCTCCTCAGCCCCCACCGTTCTCACGAACCCCCTCTGGCCGTCCGCCCCCACTGGGGAGCATCAGCCGCGTGACGAACTCGTGTCCGGCCCGGTGGGCCGTACCGGCCAGGCAGCACGCATACGGCTGGGTCCCGCCTGGTATTCCGGCGAGTACCGTGACACGCTCGAGGAGAACCAGCCTGGTCTGGTGGGAGACCCCGCGTCGCCGCACGGTCACCTCAGGTGACCGGCGGAGGGTACGGGTGGTCTCGCTCGGCTTTGTACGGCCTCTGCAGCCGTGCGCTTGACGGCCTTCTCCGCCCGAATCCGGGAGCCGACCGTAATGGGCTCCGATCCGAACGGCGGATCAGACCATG harbors:
- a CDS encoding LCP family protein, producing the protein MDAQSRGRAEEIDPADQWVLNPRTGNYELRLDHSVAQAPAQRAAPRAVPRRAPAAPGSPAAPAPAVPGPRRGEGPPGGRRGGRSRKGGGGRRKKILVVTGGTLAFLLVGGSVAAYLYYDHLNGNLTVTDVGDAGTSGGFKKDQAINILVIGTDKRSGAGNEGYGDAGSVGHADTTILFHVSKDRSNATALSIPRDLITNVPACPTKQPDGSTKNIAGERGARFNTSLGQAGRDPGCTMRTVKELTGVQVDHFMMADFNAVKNLSTAVGGVPVCVEKAVDDKDSKLKLSAGQHRLEGEQALAFVRTRHAFGQRSDLDRIKTQQQFLSSMMREMKSKQTLTSPQKFFSLAEAATKSLGVDSGIGSIDKLTELAGELKDIDLKNITFTTLPVLDNPAEPANEKATVVVNQTQAEPLLQMIRGDVSLTEVEQKEQAAKDAADADAKAKLDALTQGNRAAAKDVRVDVYNGGGPAGSASGTLNWLQNTKGVGKSSNLGNAPAKVETTQLEYAPNQADQARALMDMMGLPATALKMGTADAAPKTPMKLTLGADFKGAGVSLTAPQKTPEGVQRVEADKEVCAK
- a CDS encoding LCP family protein; translation: MRHSSVQGEGTPVRSGEAIPGDRQGAGAVVPPQRSGGRRRRRGGTRRPVRSRRRRVLRWAALIVALLILGTAAAGYLYYRHLNANIRSGQRLSGDTGVAKTEADSAGRRPINILMLGSDVRDEANAKLGGGWDNIGDPARADVQMLIHISADRKNASVTSVPRDTIVDIPECTDPETGKKYKATKTMINESLANGGPGCTLATWEKLTNVYIDHWMMIDFAGVVSMADAIGGVDVCVNQNVFDQSKPGSGTGGSGLKLKAGTTRVQGEQALQWLRTRHAFGSDMGRAKAQHMYMNSMMRGLKGQNAFTDIPRLTGLAEAATKALKVSEEIGSVKKLLDLGLALKDVPINRITMATIPVLEAPGDKDRLVVNPKDSEKMWTMLRKDVAMDSNGDPAAPAESGQPATGGSPSAPVPEPSKAPAADPAKIAVQVVNGTGAGTAPVPKRATAITGQLVSKGFALAKADSTLTPEKSTVVRYATDAQAADAQSVAAALGIPAGSVQKAAGAAKITLVVGADWREGNAYPQQAAPEAGAVPESADVLNGTDTGCMDIYSVYRW
- a CDS encoding peptidoglycan recognition protein encodes the protein MRAFLASSIGVATAAALALPLALPTTALATPSVLTAEAAPVTPAGSTQSLPLVPVGPAADRSPGVPGMSASPRLPEARGLAAREVETFSLVGVVWDDAGAQLQGRVQVRTRSASTATWSDWQDVETHNGEHAADPGTSERGSGRVRGSTAPLWVGESDGVEVRVQADQADQGDKGGRTGGGRLPKGLRIELVDPGDSGQAAADGKNGTSEPADDKGEAALLPGMTMEMTESSSANVPMAPLGANEIAPLDKADSTADAILADDTLAAASPYIGPRPRIVTRKGWGADESLREKAFVYTNTVKAAFVHHTASGNNYACKDAPAVLRSLYRYHVVSSGWRDIGYNFAVDKCGTVYEGRAGGVAKPVLGAHTMGFNTDSMGVAVIGTFSSTAPPKPAVDAVARLTAWKLGLFGADPRAKTTLRSGGGNLYAKGSNVRLNVISGHRDGFATECPGRLLYGALPPTRTSSAKLQGRP
- a CDS encoding TIGR03089 family protein, translated to MNATDRTPADLLRSALAGDPGRPLVTFYDDATGERVELSVATFANWVAKTANLLQGDLGAEPGDRLALLLPAHWQSAVWLLACASVGVVAEVGGDPAGADLVVSGPDTLEEAAACSGERVALALRPLGGRFPQPPAGFADYAVEVPGQGDRFAPFQPVDADGPGLAVGGEELSYAGVVERAREDAVKRGLGEGSRTLSRLGYDGWEGLSAGLYAALATGGSVVLCRNAEGLSEQALAQRIESERVTHTA
- a CDS encoding LCP family protein, whose translation is MRDSAGIPGGTEAAGGTQKPPKGRRRRLLRWIGLGLVLLVLAGAGAGWWVYSKLEGNISEDTSAAAELRRYDKERPVHLAGGAQNILLIGSDSRSGAGNARYGQDEGTQRSDTTILLHLPADLKSATAVSIPRDLMAEIPACLQQDGSRTREQFAQFNWAFAWGGAACTIRTVEALTGIRVDHHMVVDFSGFTKMVDAIGGVEVCLRRPVDDAEAKLKLPAGRQTLQGEQALGFVRARHSLGNGSDTERMERQQAFLGSLVKKVQSNGVLLNPGRLYPLLDAATSSVTTDPGLASLRGLYELARSVRDIPTDQVKFLTVPRRPYAANRNRDELRQPDADQLFRRLRADEPLTIAPPAPTPEPTPQSEQAAPGAADDGADGARPRGTADGPTPVPTFTGTTAGVADCR
- a CDS encoding glycosyltransferase family 2 protein, with product MPAQQPAVSVIMPVLNEERHLRDSVRHILGQEYGGEMEVVIALGPSTDRTDEIAAELVRETASDRARVHTVPNPTGRTPAALNAAIEASRHPIVVRVDGHGMLSPNYIATAVRLLEETGAQNVGGIMHAEGENPWEDAVAAAMTSRIGVGNAAFHTGGKAGPADTVYLGVFRREALEKAGGYNVEFIRAQDWELNFRIREAGGLIWFSPELKVQYRPRPSVRALAKQYKDYGRWRHVVARYHSGSINLRYLAAPTAVCAIAAGVVVGAAVTPWAFVLPAGYLVAITAGSVPAGKGLSLKARLRIPVALATMHVCWGFGFLTSPRSLAAKVIASRRPSARRDPAEL